A window of Anaerosoma tenue contains these coding sequences:
- a CDS encoding GyrI-like domain-containing protein: protein MMASIMNMKAMTVAYLPMTGSYDQMPAAFDRLYAWIEEHDLKATGAPIAAFFNIPSEPDGSDARWELLVALSGDPADIEPDETGIGVKRVEGMKVVSAIHIGPYDSVLPTYQALWAWMEDHSYDLDGPPMERYLSGPEVPADRVRTEVLMPIRPV, encoded by the coding sequence ATGATGGCAAGCATAATGAACATGAAGGCCATGACGGTGGCGTACCTGCCGATGACAGGCTCTTACGACCAGATGCCTGCGGCGTTCGACCGCCTCTACGCCTGGATCGAGGAGCATGACCTCAAAGCCACCGGAGCGCCGATCGCCGCGTTCTTCAACATCCCGTCGGAGCCTGACGGGTCCGACGCCCGCTGGGAACTGCTGGTCGCCTTGTCCGGCGACCCGGCGGACATCGAGCCGGACGAGACCGGTATCGGCGTGAAGCGTGTGGAAGGTATGAAGGTGGTGTCGGCGATCCATATCGGGCCGTACGACAGCGTGCTTCCCACCTACCAGGCGCTCTGGGCGTGGATGGAGGATCACAGCTACGACCTCGACGGACCCCCGATGGAACGTTACCTCAGCGGCCCCGAGGTCCCGGCGGATCGAGTCCGCACCGAAGTGCTGATGCCCATCCGTCCGGTATGA